The genomic stretch TGCGGGTGCCGACGGCGCCCTGTTCTGCGCCTCGCCGTCCGGCAGCGCGCTGCAGCGGGTCTCGAGATCTTCGACCAGCAGCTCCAGCTGCTCGATGTGCTCCAGCCGCTCCGAGCTGGCGCCGAACTTGTCGCGCCTGAGCCGGGCGATCTCCAGCTTGAGCTTCTCCACCAGCAAGCGCTCCAGCAGCAGCTCGCGCTCGCGTTGTGCGAGGCGATCCTTGAGCGCTTCGTAGTCTTCGACGGAGATCGCGGCCACCACCGTACTGTGCCAACGGCGAACTGCCCCCGCAACCCGATTGACTGTCGGTTACGTCACACCACCATCTCGGGCTGCCACGTCCGTGCGGGCATCCGCCAGTCGATGCCCTCCAGCAGCATCGACAGCTGTGCTGGCGTGAGCGACACAGCACCCGAGGTGGCCTGCGGCCAGACGAAGCGGCCGCGCTCCAGGCGTTTGCTCAACAGCAGCAGGCCCTGGCCGTCGAACCACAGCACCTTGATCATGTCGCCGCGCTTGCCGCGGAAGACGAACACGTGGCCGGAGTACGGGTTGTCGGTCAACGCGGTCTGCACCAGGGCGGCCAAGCCGTCGAAGCCCTTGCGCATGTCGGTGTGGCCGGAGGCGATCCACACGCGCGTATTGGGCGGCAGGTCGAGCATCAGCGGCGGGCCTCGCTCACTGCACGCAATACCTCGCGCAGCGTGTCGGCGTCGACCTGGGGCGGCATGTCAAGGGCATTTCAACTTTCCCCAGCCGCGGCAACCTAAATTTCCCCACCCGGTTGTGAACCCTCGTTGTCTTGGGTCCTGATCAGTCCGGCCTTCAGCTTGTCCTTGAGTCGGTAGGAGTTGCCTCGGATGTTCAGCGTGACGGCGTGGTGCAGGAGCCGGTCAAGGATGGCCGTGGCGATGATCCGGTCACCGAAGACGTCACCCCACGCCGAGAAGCTCTGGTTGCTGGTCAGGATCATGGGCCCCCGCTCGTAACGGCGGCTGATCAGCTGGAAGAACAGGTTTGCACCCAGCCGGTCAATGGGCAGGTAGCCGATCTCATCGATGATCAGCAACCGAGGCGTGGCGTAGACCTTGAGCTTCTCCTCAAGGCGGCCTTCGGCATGCGCCTTGGTCAGCACGGAGATCAAGTTGGCCGCCGTCGTGAACAGCACCCTGTAGCCGTTGGCGATGGCCTTGAGCCCAAGTGAGACCGCCAGATGCGTCTTGCCCACGCCCGGTGGGCCGAGCACGATGACGTTGTCGCCGTGCTCGATGAAGTGGCAACTTGCCAGGGTATGGACCTGCTTGCGGTCGATCGAGGGCTGGTAGTCGAACTCGAAGGTCTCGAGCGGTTTGACGAAGGGCAGTCGGGCCATCGCCGTGCGCATGGCGATGTTCTTGCTCGTCTTGGCCGCAACCTCCTCGCCGAGCACCTGCTCGAGGAACTCGGCATACGGCAGTTCCTGGGCCGCAGCGTGCTGCAGCAGTGCCTCCAGCCGCTCGCCGCTTTTGAGCAGTCGCAGCTTGCGCAGGTGCTCACCAAGCCGCTCCAGCTGCGCGGGGGTTGTCATCGCTGACGGCGGCATCATCGCCTCAGCGATCTTGGGGGTACGGGTGGTCGTGCTCATCACGCAGCCTCCCGAACGGCGTGCAGCAACTGGTCGTAGACCCCGAGGTCTCGGACCTCGACGTCGCGCTCGCTCTGGGATGGCGCAGTGGGCCGCTCGCCTATCGAGCCGAATCGCTGACGCTGGTTACGGGGTACCGCTCCAGGCCCGTGTTCGGGCAGGACGCTCAGCTGCGCACGCCCGCTCAGCACCGCGTGCTCGGCCACGACCTTGCCCTTGTGCCGGATGATCCAGCTGCCGCCCTCGCGGGCGACCTGCACCGTCTTGCCAATCAGTCGGAACGGCACCGAGTAGCGGTTCGCGTCGATCGCCACGAGCCAGTCCTCGGCGACCACCCGCTCCCGCACCATGGCTTGCAGGAAGCTGCGATGGCCGGCCGCCGGCATCAGCGCCTTGGCCTCCTCGGCGAAGCGCTCCATCGGCCGCTGATGCGTCGTGCCGTGCACGCGCACATCCGCGACCTCGGCCTGCCAGGCAGCCAGCTGGGCATTGAAGTCCTCCAGGTCCCGGAACTGGCGGCCCGGCACGAAGTTGCCCTTGATGTACTTCACGCCGGACTCGACCTTGCCCTTGGTCTTGGCCCGGTACGGCCGGCACAGCCGGATCGTGAAGCCCCAGTGCCCGGCAAATGATTGGAACGTCGCGTTCAGCTTCGCCCGTCGCACACCGGCGTCGTCCTCGGTCGTGCCGATCGTCACCGTGCGCATCCGGTCGTACAGCAGCGACTGACAGACGCCACCGAAGTGATCGAAGGCCCGCTCGTGCGCCGACAGCAGGCTGTCCATCCGCTCGCTGAGGTAGCCCTCGGCGTAGGCCCGGCGGCTGTAGCCCAGCGTCATCACGAACACGTGCACCCGGGTCGCCTCGCCGCCCAGCCACACCTTGACCTGGCCCCAGTCCACTTGCGCCTGTTCACCTGGTGCCGTCTCGAAGCGCATCTGCGTGATCGCCGCCACCGACGCACTCGAGCGCAGCGGACGCACCGCCACCTTGACCACCTCGTAGCAGCCCGTGAAGCCCCGCTGCGCACGCAGCTCCTGGAACAGCACCCGCGCCGAGAATCCCACCTGCGGCGCCCGCCGGTTCAGCCACTCAATGTGCTCGTCCAGCAGTGTCGGGCGCCTCACCTCCCGGCTGTACGGCTTCCACTCATCACGTGCCAGGCAGCCTCTGACCGTCTTGCGGTCCAGCCCCAGCTCCCGCGCGATCGCCGAGATGCTCTGACCGGCGGCGCGGCGCTCGCGAATCGCTTCCCACTGCTCTTGCCCAACCACCGCCACCTCCATGCTCCGTCTCCAGACGGGCACGGTACCGGCCTCTGCAGCCATCCTTTGAACTTCCTCTTCCATCTCTCGCTCCTTCGCGATTTCGATGGGTGGGGAAAATTTAGATGCCATGACTGGGGATTATTGGAGTGCCACTGACACGGCACAATGATCCGGGCGTCGTGGATCACGATCTCGATGGGAGCAGGCGCGGCTACCTGCTTCGCAGGAGGCGCGCGGTCGCAGAGGTTCACCGGCAGCAGCGCCGGAGGCAAGGCAACACGGCCCTGCGGCCGCTCCTTGCACCAGCGCCGCGCCAGGTTCGCGTTGACCCCGTACCTCAGCGCGACGCCCGAGAGAGAAGCGCCCGGTTCGCGGCAAGCGTCGACCACCGTCTGCTTGAAGTCCTCAGCATGCGAGCGTCGCTTACGAGGCGAGCGGGCCGCACTCTTGCCACTCTTGTTAGCGTCCACTATGTCCATAGCGGGAACTATCCAAGGTCCGCGAAACAGGATCAATGCGCCCAGACCGGACGGCTACGGCGGAAAGGGGCTGGCGGGGGCTGCAGCGGGCCTGGCAAAGGGTTCGATTCCCTTCACCCGCTCCACTCAACCCGTTGAATTCCAACGGGTTTTTTGTTTGGGCGCATGCAGGGCTTCCATTCTCGGCACTGCTCTTCGCCGGTGTTCGGTGAACAGTCCAAGAACACCGATCCGTCAGCACCTCCTTTCCACTGAGCCCGTGCCTTGGCACTCGATCACCGTCCATGCGCGAACGATGAGGTCAATGAGGCGCGGCTTGTGTGTCTTGATGCGATCAGGACCCACACCGAAGTTGTCGAGCGAATTGCTCGCCACCACGCCCTCACCGTCGCGAAACGCGGAATTCAATCAATTTGAGTAGGCGGAGCGCCCGGAATATTACGGGGCTGACACTGACCTGCAAATTGCTACAGGCTGAGAACATCTCCCCCCGATCGTGGTGGCGCGACCTACACGCGGTTACCTCGTCGTTTGCTACATTCCTGCTCGGGTAAATGCTGTCTCGCAGAGAGGAGGCAGTATTGGGTCGAGCAAACAGGGAGGGAGCGCTAAATGGTCTGGCAATACGAAGTAACCAGCAAAAAGCTGTATCACAACAACGCTCTTGTTTTTAGCGGTGGGTATGCAGGGCGCGGCGAACATAAAAATAGACCAACCTCTGAGCACATTGAAAACTGGGGGCCTATTCCTCGGGGAAAGTGGCGGATTGGTGGCTATACCAACAACAAGGGACCGCTCACGATTACGCTGACACCTGGGCCAGGGACGCACACCTACGGCAGAACGGCCTTCCGAATTCATGGGGAAAGCGTAAGCGACCCCGGGAACGCCTCTCAAGGTTGCATCATTGTTGGCTACAACGCCCGTTTGGCGATGGTGAACTCTGGCGACAGAGATCTTGAGGTGGTTTGGTGATGAACATATCAGCAGCGGTTCTGTCCCTCGTTTTAACGGGCTGTTTTGGGCTGGTGCAAGGTGCGTCTGCGAAGCCGTCGGAGAAAGTGCCGCCTTGCTACGGACCCAAGAGGTGGGCGACGCAGGTGGCGCTCGACCACATGGTCGATGCGGGACTCATTCGCGACTCTGCGTCCATCTATCGCGGTGACACTCCCTACTTCTTGAAGACTGAGCTTCTCGATTCGCAAAAGGTGGGCGTATTTTCGGGCTTGGAATTTCCGACTTCAGAGGTCTATCGGCAGATCGAGAAATTCACAGTAAAAACAAAGGAAGGGCAATCGTACGAGGTGTTGACTGTCACTGAGGTGTCTTTTGTCGAGTGCTCGATGGCGCATTTGGCAACCGTCCTGCTCGCGCCGGAGTTTCGCGTGCTGAAAACGGGAACATCGATTCTGAAAGAGAAAAAGTAGGCGCCGCCAAGGCTGGGTGGCGAGCGCCGCCCAGACGCCCCATCGCTCTTGCTGCCGCCCGGTTTATCCGACGCTCCTCGTCGAGGCGCAGCCACACACGGACCCACCCGGGCTGTTGCTCGTGCCCGTCGTGACAGAGCCGCAACCGAGACGCTCTTGATCGGCCGGCTCGGCCTTGCAAGCGCGCCGGCGGCGGAGCAGATACCAACCGCTGGCCAGGGCGACCGTCAACACCGCCGCACCCACCGCCAGCGGCCAGCCGGCCCACAGGCCGAGCCCACCCGACATCGCCAGCCCGCCGAGCAGCGGCAGTGCCAAGGGGATTGCACAGCAGGCCGCGCAGGCGGCTCCCAGGCCCAACAGGGTCATCAAAGGTCTCATCGTGTCTCGTCCTACGAAGTTGAGAAGCGGGCCATCACCCGTACACTCGACTGTGAAACCTCAAGTGGCTTGAGATACAAGGGGGCAGGCGATGAGAACCGTAAACACCGACGGGCGGGTGACGATCGGCGTGCTGGCGGAGCGCACCGGCGTGAACATACCGACCATCCGCTATTACGAGGAAATCGGCTTGATTCCACCGGCCCAGCGACGGCCGAGCGGGCATCGTGTGTACGGGGCGGCTGCGCAGGAGTTGCTGACCTTCATCCGGAGCTGCCGCGACTTCGGCTTTTCGATCGAACAGGTGCGCGCGCTGGTGTCGTTGAGCCACGACGCCGACCGGGACTGCGTGGAAGCACGCGACATCGCGCAACGCCACCTGGACCAGGTGCGCCACAAGCTGACCGAACTGCGGGCGCTGGAGCGCAGCCTGGTCCGCTTCGTGACGTCCTGCACCTCTGCCTGCGCCGGAGGTCCGGCGCCCAAGTGCACGATCCTCAAGGACCTGGGGCGGGCGGCAGCGGCGACGGCGGCACCGCCTTCGTGCTGTGCATAGGGGCGTTCAGCGCGGGCGGAACATCAGATGAATGCCCGCCCACCCCGGCAACCCGCCCGTCCTCCCGGCGCCTTGTCGCGATGACGGTTGCCGGGACGGACGCGACGAGGGCGGGTTTGCTCACCCTCGCCCTACAACAGCTCAGGGCGCTTTGCAGTTCCCACCCTTGGCCGGGAACCGGGTCGGGCTCTGGGGCTGGCCACGGTAGATCGCGCGCAGGAAGCGTTGCGAGCAATAGGCGGGCGAGGTACTCCAGTTGCCCACCCACTTCTTGATTTCGAGGTGCAGGTGCGGCGCACCGGAGGCACCAGTGTTGCCGGAGTAAAGAATCAACTGCCCGGGCCGCACGCGCTCCCCCGGGCCCACGCCGACATAGCGGGCGCCATGGCAGTAGAGGTAGGACAAACCATCGTCGCCCTTGATGCTCAGCCCGTTGCCACAAGTGCCCTGCGAGTATTTGGTGACGACACCGGCGCTGACGGAATAGACCGGTGTGCCGGTCGGCACCATCAAGTCGATGGCCCAGTAGTTGTCACCCCAGTGGTGGTGGGTCAGCGATCCGATCGTGCGTTCGAACGCGGCTCGCGGCAGCGGCAGCACATAGTTGCCCGCTGGCGGCGGCGGCGGAGGGGCCGGTGGCTTGCTGCCGGGCGACGGGCACGCCGGGATGCTGTCGTAGGGGTGCTTGCGGGCGTGCAGGTTGGTCGCCGGCATGTAGCCCCAGCCGCGGCGCGATTTGTAGGCCGAGGTCGAGCGATCGCCTTGTGTGTAGTACCAGACGTTGTTGCCGCCAGCATGGGTCGCCCCGCGCTTGTAGCAGACGAACCAGCTGGTCGTGCTGTCGAGGTAGCCGGTCGTGACCTTGGTATCGGCATCGCGGTAGAGCTTCACGCCCGCGTCGTTGCGACCGTACCAGACCGTGGACCAGCTCTTGCCCGTGTTCGGGTCCGAGACCTTCTTTTCCGCCTGCCACATGTCGGGACGACACTCCGGCATACCGGGGGCCGGGTCGACGCTGGTCGTCAGCTTGACGGCCGGCATGTAGCCCCAGGCCTTGCGACCGCCCCATCCCGAGCGCGAGGTGTCGCCCTTGGAGTAGTACCAGACGTTGTTGCCGCCCGCATGCCGTTCGCCGCGCCGCCAGCAGACGAACCAGCTGTTGGTGGTCTTCATCGTGGCCACCGGCGTGCTGTCGTTGGGCCCCGCATACATCGTCGTGTTGTCGGCGTTGGTGCAATAGAAGGCCTTTTGCCAGGTCTGACCGGTGTTCGGGTCGGTGTGGCGCTCGGTGCGTTGAGTGCAGGTCCCGGCTGACGCCGGGGCGCTGTAGAGCAGCGCCAGCGGGAGGGTCAGCGCAGCGAGCCGGCCGAGCCGTCTCCTGAGGGCTGTGTCGGGCAAGGGAAGATGCATGTGGCCTCCATCCTGTGATGTGTTGTGCGTGTGTGAGTTGAGCCACCGGGTACAACCAACGCCCGACGGGTACTGCCGAAAATTTCACATGTGAAATTCAGGCGCGACAGAGCCGGCGGCAGCGTGCGCTGCCGGGATGTCGCGCAGGACACTCAGGGCTCGTCGCTGCCCCAGGGCGGCTCGTCGCCCGGCGACGCGCCGCTGTCCGAGGGCTCTTCGTCGTCGCCGTTGGAATCGCCGTCCCCGCTGGCGTCGCTTCCCGAGGGCGCGCTGCTGTCCGGCGGTTCTTGCGCCTGCAGCTCGAGCATCAGCTGGGCGAAGGCGCTGGACTCCGCCTCGCCGAGGCGCGTGTTTTGCATCGCAAGCAAGGCCGCGCGGCGGGTGACCGCGCTCTCGCTCGTGTTGCCGGCGACGGCGGTCAGGTCCGCCTTCATCGCGTCCACGCGCCGGCGGTTGCCGGCGATGCTGTCGGCCGCGGCGATCCGAATGTCTTCATCGGGGTCCCGCAATGCCAGACGTAAGGTCGCGTCGGTCTGCGCGCTCGGGTCCCACAAGGCCAAGGCCTGCAGGCTCGCGCTGCGCACCGCGGTGTCGGCGTGCCCGGCCAGGACCTGCAGTTGCTGAACCAGGGCGAGCGCATCGGTCGCTGGCGTGTCCTCGGGCTTCATCAGTGTCGACACGACACTCAGGACGACCTCACGGTCCTGCTCGCGTCCCAGCGCCTGCGCCAGCTGCTGGTCGCGCGCCTGCGAGCCGGGGATCTGCAGCATCAGCTCGAAGCCGTCGCGGCGCTGCACGGCGTCGGCGCTGCCGAGCAACTGCTGCGAGAAGGCGAGCTGTTCGGCAGCGGGCAGACTCGACAGCAGCGTCTTGATCAAGCGTTTCTCGATCGGGTCGGCGCTTGCCTGCAGGCGGCGCATCAGCACGCCCCGCAGGGCAGGGTCGCGCGCCAGGCTTGCCTCCAGTTCGTC from Caldimonas brevitalea encodes the following:
- the tnpB gene encoding IS66 family insertion sequence element accessory protein TnpB (TnpB, as the term is used for proteins encoded by IS66 family insertion elements, is considered an accessory protein, since TnpC, encoded by a neighboring gene, is a DDE family transposase.), with the translated sequence MLDLPPNTRVWIASGHTDMRKGFDGLAALVQTALTDNPYSGHVFVFRGKRGDMIKVLWFDGQGLLLLSKRLERGRFVWPQATSGAVSLTPAQLSMLLEGIDWRMPARTWQPEMVV
- the istB gene encoding IS21-like element helper ATPase IstB, yielding MERLGEHLRKLRLLKSGERLEALLQHAAAQELPYAEFLEQVLGEEVAAKTSKNIAMRTAMARLPFVKPLETFEFDYQPSIDRKQVHTLASCHFIEHGDNVIVLGPPGVGKTHLAVSLGLKAIANGYRVLFTTAANLISVLTKAHAEGRLEEKLKVYATPRLLIIDEIGYLPIDRLGANLFFQLISRRYERGPMILTSNQSFSAWGDVFGDRIIATAILDRLLHHAVTLNIRGNSYRLKDKLKAGLIRTQDNEGSQPGGEI
- the istA gene encoding IS21 family transposase, with product MEEEVQRMAAEAGTVPVWRRSMEVAVVGQEQWEAIRERRAAGQSISAIARELGLDRKTVRGCLARDEWKPYSREVRRPTLLDEHIEWLNRRAPQVGFSARVLFQELRAQRGFTGCYEVVKVAVRPLRSSASVAAITQMRFETAPGEQAQVDWGQVKVWLGGEATRVHVFVMTLGYSRRAYAEGYLSERMDSLLSAHERAFDHFGGVCQSLLYDRMRTVTIGTTEDDAGVRRAKLNATFQSFAGHWGFTIRLCRPYRAKTKGKVESGVKYIKGNFVPGRQFRDLEDFNAQLAAWQAEVADVRVHGTTHQRPMERFAEEAKALMPAAGHRSFLQAMVRERVVAEDWLVAIDANRYSVPFRLIGKTVQVAREGGSWIIRHKGKVVAEHAVLSGRAQLSVLPEHGPGAVPRNQRQRFGSIGERPTAPSQSERDVEVRDLGVYDQLLHAVREAA
- a CDS encoding tlde1 domain-containing protein, with the protein product MVWQYEVTSKKLYHNNALVFSGGYAGRGEHKNRPTSEHIENWGPIPRGKWRIGGYTNNKGPLTITLTPGPGTHTYGRTAFRIHGESVSDPGNASQGCIIVGYNARLAMVNSGDRDLEVVW
- a CDS encoding MerR family transcriptional regulator, with the protein product MRTVNTDGRVTIGVLAERTGVNIPTIRYYEEIGLIPPAQRRPSGHRVYGAAAQELLTFIRSCRDFGFSIEQVRALVSLSHDADRDCVEARDIAQRHLDQVRHKLTELRALERSLVRFVTSCTSACAGGPAPKCTILKDLGRAAAATAAPPSCCA
- a CDS encoding M23 family metallopeptidase, producing MHLPLPDTALRRRLGRLAALTLPLALLYSAPASAGTCTQRTERHTDPNTGQTWQKAFYCTNADNTTMYAGPNDSTPVATMKTTNSWFVCWRRGERHAGGNNVWYYSKGDTSRSGWGGRKAWGYMPAVKLTTSVDPAPGMPECRPDMWQAEKKVSDPNTGKSWSTVWYGRNDAGVKLYRDADTKVTTGYLDSTTSWFVCYKRGATHAGGNNVWYYTQGDRSTSAYKSRRGWGYMPATNLHARKHPYDSIPACPSPGSKPPAPPPPPPAGNYVLPLPRAAFERTIGSLTHHHWGDNYWAIDLMVPTGTPVYSVSAGVVTKYSQGTCGNGLSIKGDDGLSYLYCHGARYVGVGPGERVRPGQLILYSGNTGASGAPHLHLEIKKWVGNWSTSPAYCSQRFLRAIYRGQPQSPTRFPAKGGNCKAP